The proteins below are encoded in one region of Effusibacillus dendaii:
- the cas1c gene encoding type I-C CRISPR-associated endonuclease Cas1c yields MKKLLNTLFITQPDVYLSLDGDNIVLLKEQEKLGRLPLHNLESIIAFGYTGASPALMGYCAERNISLVFFTMNGRFLARVIGESKGNVVLRKRQYHISEDEVLSAKIARNFIIGKIYNHKWIIERMTRDYPLRIDVARFKAVSQQLSAIILDVRACEDLERLRGLEGQAAISYNKLFDTMILQQKEDFYFHSRSRRPPLDNVNAMLSFAYSLLANDVASALEGVGLDAYVGFLHRDRPGRVSLALDMMEELRGVYADKFVLSLINKKIVSKEDFLKKENGAVILRDEARKKFLSAWQNKKQEKITHPYLGEKISWGLVPHAQALLLARYLRNDLDEYPPFLWK; encoded by the coding sequence ATGAAAAAGCTGCTAAATACTCTGTTTATTACACAGCCCGATGTTTATTTGTCGCTGGACGGCGATAATATTGTTCTGCTTAAGGAACAGGAGAAGCTGGGCAGGTTGCCTCTGCACAACCTGGAATCGATTATCGCATTTGGTTACACCGGTGCAAGTCCGGCATTAATGGGATATTGTGCAGAGCGCAATATCTCGTTAGTCTTTTTTACCATGAACGGCAGATTTCTGGCCCGAGTCATTGGAGAAAGCAAGGGTAATGTTGTCCTGAGGAAGAGACAATATCATATATCGGAAGATGAGGTCCTGTCGGCGAAGATTGCGCGTAATTTTATAATTGGTAAGATCTACAATCACAAATGGATCATCGAGAGAATGACCAGAGATTATCCTTTACGTATTGATGTTGCCCGCTTCAAAGCTGTTTCGCAGCAGCTATCCGCTATCATTTTAGACGTAAGAGCTTGTGAAGATCTAGAAAGATTAAGAGGACTGGAAGGACAAGCGGCTATTAGCTACAACAAACTATTCGACACTATGATCCTGCAGCAAAAAGAGGATTTTTACTTTCACTCGCGTTCCCGTAGGCCGCCGCTGGATAACGTGAATGCGATGCTTTCGTTCGCTTATTCGCTGTTAGCGAATGATGTGGCATCCGCGCTGGAAGGCGTCGGACTGGATGCCTATGTTGGATTTTTGCATCGCGACCGGCCGGGACGCGTTTCTTTGGCGCTGGATATGATGGAGGAACTGCGAGGTGTTTATGCAGATAAGTTTGTGTTGTCATTAATTAATAAGAAGATTGTCAGCAAAGAAGATTTTTTAAAAAAAGAGAACGGTGCAGTTATTTTGAGGGATGAGGCGAGAAAGAAGTTTCTATCCGCATGGCAAAATAAGAAGCAAGAGAAAATCACGCATCCCTATCTTGGCGAGAAGATTTCCTGGGGGTTAGTCCCACATGCACAAGCCCTACTATTAGCCCGTTATTTGCGTAATGATTTAGATGAGTATCCACCTTTTTTGTGGAAGTAG
- the cas2 gene encoding CRISPR-associated endonuclease Cas2: MLVLITYDVSTVSSEGQKRLRLVSKACQNYGQRVQNSVFECVVDATQFTVLKLKLLDLIDQEQDSLRFYQLGNNYKNKVEHFGVKESIDIEGPLIL; the protein is encoded by the coding sequence CTGCTGGTATTGATTACGTATGATGTAAGCACAGTTAGTAGTGAAGGTCAAAAGAGACTGCGTCTGGTTTCTAAAGCATGCCAGAATTATGGCCAGCGTGTCCAAAACTCAGTGTTTGAATGCGTTGTAGACGCCACTCAATTTACTGTTTTGAAGTTAAAGCTCCTTGATCTTATAGATCAAGAGCAGGACAGCCTTAGGTTCTATCAATTGGGGAATAATTACAAGAATAAGGTAGAACATTTTGGTGTGAAAGAGTCAATTGATATAGAAGGCCCTTTGATATTGTAG
- a CDS encoding SEC-C metal-binding domain-containing protein, whose product MDKRLSKKEQKMLLNALEYAKEMRRKMEAKEEEKRWSEFELPLTLAGSLARLTKNELSAIRLNLHIKGASALKKQELTDILEQRIPAALPKLLNKLDETRYRIIKQIAGRGGDAFLSLESHQLDYFKNRGLIFTGTYKGKKTLAMPQEVLEGFKKMDSTSYQETIRRNTEWIKLTQGMLYYYGTLDLNALEDLFKHYSATNLRLVDYLPVLEEAGFFYREIRFDTNGFSNYRVWDAERVKKEHQSRPDLSFYPFTKAQLLRAGEPGFVDRNPSYEAFVDFIRRNYTISQDEADSLVEECVYAIRIGEAPSNLLEFLQSQLEIDELELMKGFIDHIMMLNNNTRQWFIKGYAPNELSPAKSRTGDSPFAVKAEVVNFVTRKKVGRNDPCPCGSGKKFKKCCGG is encoded by the coding sequence ATGGACAAGCGCCTCAGCAAAAAAGAGCAGAAAATGCTGTTGAATGCCTTGGAATATGCAAAAGAGATGAGACGGAAAATGGAGGCGAAAGAGGAGGAGAAGCGTTGGTCTGAGTTTGAACTGCCTCTTACCCTCGCCGGTAGTCTTGCCAGGCTGACGAAAAATGAATTGTCGGCAATCCGATTAAATTTGCATATCAAAGGGGCAAGTGCACTAAAAAAACAAGAGTTAACCGACATATTAGAGCAGCGAATTCCCGCTGCGCTTCCTAAACTTCTGAATAAATTAGACGAAACCCGATATAGAATTATTAAGCAAATTGCCGGTCGTGGCGGTGACGCCTTTTTGTCGTTGGAATCCCATCAACTTGATTATTTTAAGAATAGGGGACTGATCTTCACTGGGACGTACAAAGGTAAAAAGACCTTGGCAATGCCACAAGAAGTTTTAGAAGGTTTCAAAAAAATGGACAGTACGTCCTATCAGGAAACGATTCGAAGAAACACGGAGTGGATTAAGCTTACGCAAGGCATGCTTTATTACTATGGTACCTTGGATCTAAACGCATTGGAAGACCTTTTTAAGCATTATTCTGCAACAAATCTGCGGTTGGTGGATTATCTGCCTGTCTTGGAAGAAGCCGGATTTTTCTATCGGGAAATCCGATTCGATACCAATGGATTCTCAAACTACAGGGTTTGGGACGCTGAAAGAGTGAAAAAAGAACATCAATCCAGACCTGACCTGTCGTTCTATCCGTTCACCAAGGCTCAACTGTTGCGTGCAGGCGAACCGGGCTTCGTGGATCGGAATCCGAGTTATGAAGCTTTTGTCGACTTTATCAGGAGGAACTACACTATTTCTCAGGACGAGGCAGACAGTCTCGTCGAAGAGTGTGTTTATGCCATTCGGATCGGTGAAGCGCCGAGTAATCTGCTTGAGTTTCTGCAGTCTCAACTGGAGATCGACGAATTGGAATTGATGAAAGGTTTTATAGATCATATCATGATGCTTAATAATAACACCAGACAATGGTTTATCAAGGGCTATGCTCCAAATGAGCTATCTCCGGCAAAAAGTAGGACGGGTGATTCACCGTTTGCTGTCAAGGCGGAGGTCGTTAATTTTGTAACAAGAAAAAAGGTCGGGCGAAACGACCCTTGCCCTTGCGGCAGCGGCAAAAAGTTCAAAAAATGCTGCGGGGGATGA
- a CDS encoding Hsp20/alpha crystallin family protein, with protein MPLIPYEPFHHLENMRRELDRFFTTDFPTVRTGFGQTFGTPSIDIHETEHEVVATCDIPGLEKKEDVNIDIDNNILTVSGTINRMSEVKEEHMHRQERFVGRFQRSVTLPSRVASEGVKATYKNGVLEIHMPKLQADTKNRIDVEFH; from the coding sequence ATGCCATTAATTCCTTATGAACCCTTCCACCATCTTGAAAACATGAGACGTGAGTTGGACCGTTTCTTCACAACAGATTTTCCTACAGTAAGAACTGGTTTTGGTCAAACTTTCGGCACACCCAGTATTGATATTCATGAAACGGAACATGAAGTAGTGGCCACATGTGATATTCCGGGGTTGGAGAAGAAGGAAGATGTGAATATTGACATTGACAATAACATACTTACTGTTAGTGGTACTATTAACAGGATGAGCGAAGTAAAGGAAGAACATATGCATAGGCAAGAACGTTTTGTTGGCCGTTTTCAACGCTCTGTTACCTTGCCATCTCGTGTTGCTTCGGAAGGTGTTAAAGCAACCTACAAAAATGGAGTTCTGGAAATTCATATGCCTAAGTTGCAAGCTGATACCAAGAATAGAATTGATGTGGAGTTCCATTAA